A window from Salvia miltiorrhiza cultivar Shanhuang (shh) chromosome 2, IMPLAD_Smil_shh, whole genome shotgun sequence encodes these proteins:
- the LOC131013511 gene encoding senescence-specific cysteine protease SAG39-like, with translation MASITTWKLLLAVMAVLGFWASLAAARTAPDASMIQRHQKWMVENGRVYKDDAEKAMRFNIFKENVDYIESFNEAAARPYKLAVNKFADLRNDEFQASRNGYRMGSLPKSSSSKVSSFRYENVSAAPASIDWRKKGAVTAVKDQGQCGCCWAFSAVAATEGINQLTTGKLVSLSEQQLVDCDTTQDQGCNGGLMDDAFQYIISNKGLTTESNYPYQGVDGTCNSKKESSDAAKITGYEDVPANSESALLKAVVNQPVSVAIDASGSDFQFYSSGVFTGECGTELDHGVTAVGYGATSDGTKYWLVKNSWGASWGDEGYIMMQRDVGAAEGLCGIAMAASYPTA, from the exons ATGGCATCGATAACTACTTGGAAGCTGCTTCTGGCTGTAATGGCAGTGCTAGGCTTCTGGGCTTCTCTAGCCGCAGCAAGAACAGCACCTGATGCATCCATGATCCAGAGGCATCAGAAATGGATGGTGGAGAACGGCCGTGTTTACAAAGATGATGCTGAGAAGGCCATGAGATTCAACATTTTCAAGGAGAATGTGGATTATATCGAGTCGTTTAATGAAGCTGCTGCTCGCCCTTACAAGCTCGCTGTCAACAAATTTGCTGATTTGAGGAATGATGAATTTCAGGCGTCTAGAAATGGATACAGGATGGGATCCCTTCCTAAGTCGTCATCGTCTAAGGTTTCGTCGTTTAGGTATGAAAATGTGAGTGCAGCTCCGGCTAGCATCGACTGGAGGAAGAAGGGCGCTGTTACTGCTGTTAAGGATCAAGGCCAATGTG GATGTTGCTGGGCATTTTCAGCAGTTGCAGCCACGGAAGGAATCAACCAACTCACAACAGGGAAACTTGTTTCTTTATCTGAACAACAACTTGTGGATTGTGACACCACTCAAGATCAAGGCTGCAATGGTGGCCTTATGGATGATGCCTTTCAGTATATTATTAGCAACAAAGGCCTCACAACTGAATCCAACTACCCCTACCAAGGAGTGGATGGCACCTGCAACTCCAAGAAGGAATCATCTGATGCAGCCAAGATCACAGGGTACGAGGATGTCCCAGCCAACAGCGAATCCGCACTGCTTAAAGCAGTAGTGAATCAACCAGTATCAGTAGCCATTGATGCAAGTGGATCAGACTTCCAGTTCTACTCCAGTGGAGTATTCACTGGAGAGTGTGGGACCGAACTAGACCATGGCGTGACTGCAGTTGGGTATGGGGCTACCAGTGATGGAACCAAGTATTGGCTGGTGAAGAACTCGTGGGGAGCGAGCTGGGGAGATGAGGGATATATCATGATGCAGAGGGATGTTGGAGCTGCAGAAGGTCTCTGTGGCATCGCCATGGCAGCTTCTTATCCAACTGCCTGA